One genomic segment of Paenibacillus durus includes these proteins:
- a CDS encoding ketoacyl-ACP synthase III, translating into MSANVKICGVAIYHPENKVGNEYFVKHFERQGKDITGLLEVTGRETRYLSNDPHENPLTMGIEAAQKVLYQTGIDSAELDMIVFSSGTPEYVQPTNAVKVHHALGGKNSAIVYDINSNCVGMVVALEQISRNMLSNPNVKYAMIVGAEQLNKYSRTNEEVPYSNFGDAAAALILERVEDSDCGFIDSSFYTDSSLHDTIVLPAKGFSNIYREDLEESDKRIEWLPFDTDEAFLSAKNAIERLLKENGLTKSDVKKYFLSQFAKKNIDIICDQLNEDPEKFKFIGDEFGYTGTSSPFIAFAKSIEEGEIKRGDVIVFWSVGAGITSCNVIYKY; encoded by the coding sequence ATGAGTGCAAATGTAAAAATTTGCGGGGTAGCGATCTACCATCCGGAAAATAAAGTTGGCAACGAGTACTTTGTGAAGCATTTTGAACGGCAAGGGAAGGATATTACGGGGCTTCTGGAGGTAACCGGACGGGAGACCCGTTATCTGTCTAATGATCCCCATGAAAACCCACTAACGATGGGAATTGAAGCGGCCCAAAAAGTACTATACCAAACGGGTATTGATAGCGCTGAGCTAGACATGATCGTATTTTCATCAGGAACACCCGAGTATGTACAGCCGACCAACGCTGTGAAAGTGCATCATGCACTCGGCGGCAAGAACTCCGCTATCGTTTATGATATCAACTCCAACTGTGTGGGAATGGTCGTCGCGCTGGAACAGATCAGCCGCAATATGCTGTCGAATCCAAATGTCAAATATGCCATGATTGTCGGAGCGGAGCAATTGAATAAATACTCCAGGACAAATGAAGAAGTTCCATACTCCAATTTTGGAGATGCCGCTGCCGCACTTATCCTTGAACGAGTGGAGGATAGCGATTGCGGATTTATCGATTCTTCATTCTATACGGATTCTTCGCTGCATGATACGATTGTTCTGCCTGCCAAGGGATTCTCCAATATATACAGGGAGGACTTGGAGGAGAGCGACAAGCGAATCGAATGGCTGCCGTTCGATACGGATGAAGCTTTCTTGAGTGCGAAGAACGCCATCGAAAGACTGCTCAAGGAGAACGGACTGACCAAGTCGGATGTCAAAAAATACTTCCTGTCTCAATTTGCCAAGAAAAATATCGATATCATTTGCGATCAGCTTAACGAGGACCCTGAGAAATTCAAGTTTATTGGGGATGAGTTTGGCTACACAGGGACAAGCAGCCCGTTTATCGCCTTTGCCAAATCGATTGAAGAGGGCGAAATCAAACGCGGCGATGTCATCGTCTTCTGGTCGGTAGGAGCGGGAATTACTTCTTGCAATGTGATTTATAAATATTAA
- a CDS encoding YukJ family protein, whose translation MPLQPYGVLKGKVSRGEPVPENSNDTTPHYRATVEANNKEYEIQINVKSKKAPSELLYLVSEDFHADQITHLPGLPEGFNEITSTDRQIALDYIRGGLFDPGKMTELPYRVSGPDNDLNEKVDNYIKEAISKRAVIYVFGEPYNNRRGMHNIHMNQGNHRDFVGDDGIWQDGGILIHFEEENRWAGMFLAFQSQSWCTDDQGHSERPVSVCNHKTVRRAEAAQ comes from the coding sequence ATGCCTCTACAGCCTTATGGTGTGTTAAAGGGAAAAGTATCGAGAGGGGAGCCAGTTCCAGAAAATTCAAATGACACTACCCCTCATTACCGTGCCACGGTGGAAGCCAACAATAAGGAGTACGAAATACAGATTAATGTCAAGTCGAAGAAAGCCCCATCCGAATTATTATATTTGGTCAGTGAGGATTTTCATGCGGATCAAATCACACATTTACCCGGCCTTCCCGAAGGGTTTAATGAAATTACTTCAACCGATCGACAAATTGCTCTGGACTATATCAGAGGGGGATTGTTTGACCCGGGTAAGATGACCGAGCTTCCCTACAGAGTAAGCGGCCCCGACAACGATCTCAACGAAAAGGTTGACAACTATATTAAAGAAGCCATTTCAAAGAGAGCGGTCATCTACGTATTTGGCGAACCCTATAATAATCGACGGGGAATGCACAATATACACATGAACCAAGGCAACCATCGGGATTTTGTGGGGGACGATGGCATTTGGCAGGACGGCGGAATCCTCATTCATTTTGAAGAAGAAAATCGCTGGGCCGGTATGTTCCTGGCTTTCCAATCTCAATCCTGGTGTACTGACGATCAAGGGCATTCCGAACGGCCGGTCAGTGTATGCAATCATAAGACGGTACGCAGAGCTGAGGCGGCTCAATAA
- a CDS encoding solute carrier family 23 protein: MDISDGSLNRGALITAVGTGLAGIFGVAPAMPMAISAGFITVTGIALRLPFMLASAAVAVLGSSPF, encoded by the coding sequence GTGGATATTTCAGACGGAAGCTTAAACCGGGGAGCCCTGATTACCGCTGTCGGAACAGGGCTTGCTGGAATATTCGGTGTGGCCCCGGCCATGCCAATGGCAATATCGGCAGGTTTTATCACCGTTACGGGCATCGCCTTACGGCTTCCTTTTATGTTGGCATCCGCAGCCGTTGCGGTGCTGGGCTCTTCCCCTTTTTAG
- a CDS encoding nucleoside hydrolase: protein MNRLIIDTDIGSDIDDAMALALAMKSPELVLEGVTTVYGNADLRARMVTKMLQHGGREDVRVYAGLDRPLLGNREIWMAGHEGKGLIEEGESLPYEERHAVDFIIDTIMANPGEITLVPIGPLTNIAACLIREPRIAHNVKEIILMGGVTRLGRNAAELPVTEHNIVSDPEAASVVFGSGAPIVMVGLDVTKQVIITDEHRKRLQETNDPLNAALARQMDFWFDFIKEKKTFMHDPLTVSLLIDRSLVQTEKMKVTVEYDHRAKTGQTVAVRAEDGNVEVCLEVDSGRFLAILMNRLTTSTAP, encoded by the coding sequence ATGAACCGTTTAATTATCGATACAGATATCGGCAGCGATATTGATGACGCCATGGCTCTTGCGCTGGCGATGAAATCCCCGGAGCTTGTTCTCGAAGGTGTCACGACTGTGTACGGAAATGCCGATTTACGCGCCCGGATGGTCACCAAAATGCTTCAGCATGGCGGCCGGGAAGACGTACGCGTATACGCCGGTCTGGATCGGCCGCTGCTCGGCAACCGTGAAATATGGATGGCCGGCCACGAAGGGAAAGGGCTTATTGAGGAAGGAGAATCGCTTCCTTACGAAGAGCGCCACGCTGTCGATTTCATCATCGATACGATTATGGCGAATCCGGGCGAAATTACGCTGGTGCCGATCGGACCGCTGACGAATATCGCCGCCTGCCTGATCCGCGAGCCGCGGATCGCCCATAACGTCAAAGAAATTATTCTGATGGGCGGCGTTACCCGACTTGGCCGCAATGCTGCCGAATTACCTGTGACCGAGCATAATATTGTCAGCGACCCGGAAGCGGCATCTGTCGTATTCGGCAGCGGCGCGCCTATTGTAATGGTGGGACTGGATGTCACAAAGCAGGTCATTATTACCGATGAACATCGCAAACGGCTGCAGGAGACGAATGATCCGCTGAATGCCGCGCTGGCTCGGCAGATGGATTTCTGGTTCGATTTTATCAAGGAGAAGAAGACGTTTATGCATGACCCGCTTACCGTCTCGCTTCTCATCGACCGGTCGCTTGTCCAAACCGAAAAAATGAAAGTGACCGTCGAATACGATCACCGTGCAAAGACAGGGCAGACTGTCGCTGTCCGCGCAGAGGATGGCAATGTGGAGGTCTGCCTTGAAGTGGATAGCGGGCGGTTTCTGGCGATCCTGATGAACCGTTTGACTACATCCACGGCTCCATGA
- a CDS encoding cyclic nucleotide-binding domain-containing protein, giving the protein MLVIDQGTHHARIRKHTIIQSPEIARSSLYFVKEGALRLYIINAEGKQFTVGILGKGSTFGEVESFSLNQRNSMLEKMALGTVKEKIFS; this is encoded by the coding sequence ATGCTGGTCATCGACCAAGGGACGCATCACGCCAGAATACGCAAACACACGATAATCCAATCCCCCGAAATCGCCAGGAGCAGCCTTTATTTTGTAAAAGAAGGAGCCTTGCGCCTCTATATCATCAATGCGGAAGGGAAACAGTTTACCGTAGGTATTTTGGGAAAAGGAAGCACGTTTGGCGAGGTGGAATCTTTCTCACTAAATCAAAGAAATAGCATGCTGGAAAAAATGGCCCTCGGCACCGTAAAAGAAAAAATCTTCTCATGA
- a CDS encoding zinc-dependent alcohol dehydrogenase family protein yields MKVYEIQGAFGIDQLKEVERPIPVPGPGEVCIKMRAVSLNSRDLGVIDGFYNPDLKAPLIPVSDGVGEVAALGEGATRFKLGDRVSGIFTQSWISGEATRDNWVSALGSPLDGLLAEYAVLPEKGLVRVPDHLTDEEAAALPCAGVTAWHAIVEEGKVKAGDTVVVQGTGGVSLFALQFAKLHGATVIITSSSDEKLKRAKELGADFGINYKQTPEWDQIVLELTDGRGADHIVDLGGSATLNKSISALRVGGQISMVGGLSGYQVDGFAIIPAILRRARLQAINVGSRDMFESMNLAIRQNGLRPVIDRVFPFERTVEALQYLAEGSYFGKICIKF; encoded by the coding sequence ATGAAAGTATACGAAATTCAAGGCGCATTTGGAATTGATCAGTTGAAGGAAGTCGAACGTCCGATACCGGTTCCGGGTCCTGGCGAAGTTTGCATCAAAATGCGGGCGGTTTCCCTTAACTCCAGAGATTTGGGCGTGATTGACGGATTTTATAATCCTGATTTGAAAGCCCCTTTAATTCCGGTATCTGACGGTGTGGGCGAAGTGGCGGCATTGGGCGAGGGAGCGACGAGGTTCAAGCTCGGTGACCGGGTGAGCGGTATTTTTACTCAAAGTTGGATTTCCGGAGAGGCTACCCGAGACAATTGGGTGAGTGCGCTGGGAAGTCCGCTGGATGGGCTGCTTGCGGAATATGCCGTACTTCCCGAGAAAGGACTCGTTCGCGTGCCCGATCATTTGACGGATGAAGAGGCGGCGGCGCTTCCTTGCGCAGGGGTGACGGCATGGCATGCTATCGTAGAAGAAGGCAAAGTCAAAGCCGGTGATACCGTTGTCGTGCAAGGCACAGGAGGCGTCTCCCTGTTCGCGCTTCAATTCGCCAAGCTTCACGGTGCAACGGTGATCATAACATCCAGCAGCGATGAGAAGCTTAAGCGGGCAAAGGAACTCGGGGCGGACTTCGGGATCAATTACAAACAAACGCCCGAATGGGATCAGATCGTTCTGGAACTAACGGATGGACGCGGTGCCGATCATATCGTCGATCTGGGCGGATCGGCTACACTGAACAAGTCAATCTCGGCGCTGCGAGTGGGTGGACAGATCAGCATGGTAGGCGGTCTTTCGGGCTACCAAGTGGATGGTTTTGCGATTATCCCCGCCATTTTAAGAAGAGCTCGCCTGCAGGCCATTAACGTCGGAAGCCGCGACATGTTCGAATCGATGAACCTAGCAATCCGGCAAAACGGGCTTCGTCCGGTTATTGACCGTGTATTTCCATTCGAACGCACTGTCGAAGCACTGCAATACTTGGCGGAAGGGTCGTATTTTGGAAAGATTTGCATTAAATTCTAA
- a CDS encoding winged helix-turn-helix transcriptional regulator — protein sequence MNSSYSHKTIQPDISLSICGYSKVLEIVSNKWTALVVYAMEDGVIRYGEIRRRIEGISKKMLTQTLRQLERNGLVKRVITPSVPPIVEYSLTGLGESLLEPMRTLNQWTKENYSLVEQARENYDRDNSGE from the coding sequence ATGAATTCTTCATATTCACATAAAACTATACAGCCCGATATATCTTTATCTATTTGCGGGTACAGCAAAGTACTTGAGATTGTTTCCAACAAATGGACAGCATTGGTCGTCTATGCAATGGAAGATGGAGTTATTCGTTACGGCGAGATAAGAAGACGAATCGAAGGCATATCCAAAAAAATGCTGACCCAGACCCTGCGGCAGCTGGAACGGAACGGATTGGTGAAGCGTGTTATTACGCCGTCCGTCCCACCAATCGTCGAATACTCACTTACTGGGCTGGGAGAATCTTTACTTGAGCCCATGAGGACACTGAATCAGTGGACGAAAGAAAATTATTCGCTGGTTGAACAGGCCAGAGAGAATTACGATCGGGATAATAGCGGGGAATGA
- a CDS encoding GNAT family N-acetyltransferase — MVVYARENGIKIIPLCPFAKGRFERYPKYGDVLHK, encoded by the coding sequence ATGGTGGTGTATGCGAGGGAAAACGGGATTAAGATTATTCCTTTATGCCCCTTTGCCAAGGGAAGATTCGAGCGTTACCCCAAGTACGGGGACGTACTCCACAAATAA